The proteins below come from a single uncultured Dethiosulfovibrio sp. genomic window:
- a CDS encoding ABC transporter permease, whose translation MNRKTDLMKHFLVQNAVPIVFLVVSAFAIPISQFSGSYLIQEMLVRLSRNSFLVLSLLIPIMAGMGLNFGMVLGAMAGQIGLIFISDWNVVGVHGMLLAAIISTPLAMLLGWLCGVVLNKAKGREMVTSFILGFFMNGVYQLIVLYGFGSVVPITNPNMVLSRGYGIRNVTNLEGIRKCLDGLLPVSVQGIDIPLATFILIGLFCLFVVWFRRTKLGQDMRAVGQDMDVARAAGIPVERTRLISIVISTVLACYGQIIFLQNIGTMNTYNSHEQAGMFAIASLLVGGASVTKASIFNVFLGVVLFHLMFVVSPMAGKYLIGEAQLGEYFRVFVSYGIISLALVLHAWRRQKDSDRARRGLRGAEE comes from the coding sequence ATGAACAGAAAAACCGATCTAATGAAGCATTTTTTAGTCCAGAACGCTGTTCCTATAGTCTTTCTCGTCGTCAGTGCCTTTGCCATACCTATTTCTCAGTTCTCAGGTAGCTACCTGATACAGGAGATGCTGGTCAGGCTATCGAGAAACTCCTTCTTGGTTCTCTCGCTTTTAATACCGATAATGGCAGGAATGGGATTGAACTTCGGTATGGTGCTAGGAGCGATGGCTGGCCAAATCGGCCTTATTTTCATCAGTGACTGGAACGTCGTCGGCGTCCATGGAATGCTCCTGGCGGCCATAATATCGACTCCTCTCGCTATGCTCCTTGGGTGGCTTTGCGGAGTTGTCCTAAACAAGGCTAAGGGGCGGGAGATGGTTACGTCTTTCATCCTTGGCTTCTTTATGAACGGGGTATACCAGCTCATCGTCCTGTACGGTTTTGGGAGCGTAGTTCCGATAACCAACCCCAACATGGTTCTCTCCAGGGGGTACGGCATAAGGAACGTCACCAACCTAGAGGGTATCAGAAAGTGTCTTGACGGCTTGCTCCCGGTGTCCGTCCAGGGAATAGACATCCCTCTGGCGACCTTTATACTCATAGGTCTTTTCTGCCTTTTCGTGGTTTGGTTTAGGAGGACAAAGCTTGGCCAGGATATGAGGGCGGTAGGCCAGGACATGGATGTCGCCAGGGCGGCAGGAATTCCCGTCGAGAGGACTAGGCTCATATCGATAGTTATATCCACCGTTTTGGCCTGTTACGGTCAGATAATATTCCTGCAAAACATCGGGACCATGAACACCTACAACAGCCATGAACAGGCTGGTATGTTCGCCATAGCCTCCCTTTTGGTAGGAGGAGCTAGCGTCACTAAAGCTTCCATCTTTAACGTGTTTCTCGGCGTGGTGCTGTTCCATCTGATGTTTGTGGTCTCCCCGATGGCGGGAAAATACCTTATAGGAGAGGCACAGTTGGGAGAGTATTTCCGCGTGTTTGTCTCCTACGGGATCATATCCCTCGCCTTGGTGCTTCACGCGTGGAGGCGGCAAAAAGACAGCGATAGAGCACGTAGAGGCCTTCGAGGGGCAGAGGAGTAG
- a CDS encoding DUF6672 family protein yields MKSRQIVVNVAIVALLIALGAFCYNEGKALDLFIDNVAYDHEGTVLEPFEAVEVTVDEIKEPLFLVEGDRGVVTVPGRKHSILVEELDEEDRVINTYKASFSIKELEGRVINIVPLLKNKLPGWSYPVKR; encoded by the coding sequence ATGAAATCAAGACAGATAGTAGTCAACGTCGCCATAGTCGCTTTGCTGATCGCTTTAGGTGCGTTTTGTTATAACGAGGGAAAGGCCTTAGATCTCTTTATAGACAACGTCGCCTACGATCATGAGGGAACGGTCCTTGAGCCCTTTGAGGCCGTAGAGGTCACCGTGGACGAGATAAAAGAACCCCTTTTCCTGGTTGAAGGTGATCGAGGGGTGGTTACCGTGCCAGGACGCAAACACAGTATTTTAGTGGAGGAGCTTGACGAGGAGGATAGGGTCATAAATACCTATAAAGCCTCTTTTTCGATAAAAGAGCTTGAAGGGCGGGTTATAAACATAGTGCCCCTCCTGAAGAATAAGCTCCCTGGCTGGAGCTATCCGGTAAAAAGATAG
- a CDS encoding ParA family protein: protein MKIIGFCNLKGGVGKTTMCQNLASALASLGRRIAVLDLDPQSNLTSGWGITVEEGEPYVYDFLVGESSLSDLSIKREGVDVIPSSLDLAVAELQLEREPGRDSLLRSALENVSKDEYDYIFCDSPPQLGLFTRNVLAAADEIMVPLESEFYSLAGVRLLDSTVKLFQKRLNKGLEVGGVVLTRHNPKVIINRDVQREVFAYYGDVLYRRFIRQNISIVEASGAGMSVLSYDRSCNGARDYRLLAEEFEERQETHGQKKTQSA from the coding sequence ATGAAGATCATTGGCTTCTGTAACCTTAAAGGCGGAGTGGGTAAGACCACTATGTGTCAGAATTTAGCCTCTGCTTTGGCCTCCTTGGGCAGAAGGATCGCCGTTCTAGATCTTGATCCCCAAAGCAACCTCACCTCCGGTTGGGGTATCACGGTGGAAGAGGGAGAACCTTACGTATACGATTTTCTTGTCGGAGAGTCTTCCCTCTCTGATTTATCGATCAAAAGGGAAGGTGTAGACGTTATCCCCAGCAGTCTCGATCTAGCGGTAGCGGAGCTTCAGCTTGAAAGGGAGCCCGGTAGAGACAGCCTTCTTAGATCCGCTTTGGAGAACGTCTCTAAAGACGAATATGATTATATTTTTTGCGACAGCCCTCCCCAGTTGGGCCTTTTTACCAGAAACGTCCTCGCAGCAGCGGACGAGATAATGGTTCCTTTGGAGAGCGAGTTCTATAGCTTGGCGGGAGTAAGGCTTCTCGACTCTACGGTAAAGCTTTTTCAAAAGAGGTTGAACAAAGGGCTTGAGGTAGGCGGAGTTGTTTTAACACGGCATAACCCTAAGGTCATCATAAACAGGGATGTCCAACGGGAGGTCTTTGCCTATTATGGCGATGTCCTGTATCGAAGGTTTATCCGTCAGAATATCAGTATAGTGGAGGCCAGTGGTGCAGGCATGTCCGTTCTCAGCTACGATAGAAGCTGTAACGGAGCCAGGGATTACCGTCTTCTGGCGGAGGAGTTTGAGGAAAGGCAGGAGACTCATGGCCAGAAAAAGACCCAGTCTGCGTAA
- the rpsD gene encoding 30S ribosomal protein S4 — MSKNTNRKNAPKGKMVRRFGVNVFGNSKYDKLLAKKSGAAGKNAKRPAKVSIYGQQLLEKQKIRFAYGVSEKQLLAAFAKAKKQSGVTGHNMLVLLESRLDNVVYRLGLCSTRPQARQLVCHGHFTVNDRKLDIPSAIVKPGDVIAVAEGSRDVKILKENAEIASAVSKPAWLSLNGMVGKVERLPERQEIPTISDEQIVVEFYSR, encoded by the coding sequence ATGTCAAAGAACACGAACAGAAAGAACGCCCCTAAGGGCAAAATGGTACGTCGTTTTGGAGTCAACGTTTTCGGGAACAGCAAGTACGATAAGCTTCTGGCTAAAAAGAGCGGTGCAGCAGGTAAAAACGCCAAAAGGCCTGCTAAGGTATCCATCTATGGTCAGCAATTGCTGGAGAAGCAGAAGATTCGTTTTGCCTATGGGGTCAGCGAGAAACAGCTTCTCGCCGCTTTTGCTAAGGCAAAGAAACAGTCCGGTGTGACCGGCCACAATATGTTGGTGCTTCTTGAGTCCAGACTTGACAATGTAGTGTACCGTCTTGGTCTATGCTCCACTAGACCTCAGGCCAGACAGTTGGTCTGTCACGGTCATTTCACCGTCAACGATAGGAAACTCGATATCCCCAGCGCTATCGTAAAGCCTGGCGATGTTATCGCCGTAGCAGAGGGTAGCAGGGATGTCAAGATCCTCAAGGAAAACGCCGAGATAGCCTCTGCCGTTTCCAAGCCCGCTTGGTTGTCCCTGAACGGGATGGTAGGAAAGGTCGAACGTCTTCCTGAGAGACAGGAGATTCCCACCATCTCTGACGAGCAGATCGTCGTCGAGTTCTATTCAAGGTAA
- the larB gene encoding nickel pincer cofactor biosynthesis protein LarB — MDRGEVLALALKLKKGELSPDDFVNKVNLEPFEDLGEVKLDHNRALRRGFAEIVYCPGKSDDQLRSIAKSLADRSGTFLFSRVRDDQVDLLTDILPGLIYHEKARLAAVVRSDVVQQRTSGVTVVAAGSSDVPVAEEAAFTAYYMGCDVKKIYDVGVAGIHRLLAHAGDLMESKVIVAVAGMEGALPGVVAGLVSCPVIAVPTSVGYGANFGGLSALLTMINSCATGVTVVNIDNGLGAGYTAGMIARQSV, encoded by the coding sequence GTGGACAGAGGAGAGGTTCTAGCTCTGGCTCTAAAGCTAAAAAAAGGGGAATTGTCGCCGGATGATTTTGTAAATAAGGTCAACCTAGAGCCCTTTGAGGATCTAGGAGAGGTGAAGCTCGATCATAATAGAGCCCTACGGAGAGGATTTGCGGAAATCGTCTACTGTCCAGGGAAAAGCGACGATCAGCTCCGTTCGATAGCCAAATCTCTGGCCGATAGATCGGGTACCTTTCTTTTCTCCAGGGTAAGGGACGATCAGGTGGATCTACTGACGGATATCCTTCCCGGACTTATATACCATGAGAAGGCCCGCTTAGCGGCGGTTGTGCGATCGGATGTCGTACAGCAAAGGACCAGCGGGGTCACCGTTGTAGCCGCAGGCAGCAGCGATGTACCTGTAGCGGAGGAGGCGGCCTTCACTGCCTATTACATGGGGTGTGACGTAAAGAAAATATACGACGTAGGCGTCGCAGGTATCCACAGATTGCTTGCCCACGCAGGCGATCTTATGGAGTCCAAGGTCATAGTGGCTGTTGCAGGTATGGAGGGAGCCCTTCCAGGGGTCGTAGCTGGGCTCGTCAGCTGTCCGGTGATAGCTGTTCCTACCAGCGTAGGGTATGGAGCGAATTTTGGAGGGCTTTCCGCCCTTTTGACGATGATAAACTCCTGCGCTACCGGGGTTACTGTGGTGAATATAGATAACGGTCTCGGCGCAGGATACACCGCAGGGATGATAGCGAGGCAGAGTGTATGA
- a CDS encoding potassium ABC transporter ATPase, whose translation MMKVGDNVVSAYFPPDIISKISSFKSVAVSFSGGVDSSVVLISMISILGASKVTAYTFRSSLHLKQELERGTELCSTLGVRQIVIPGPEQGDIRVKENHPDRCAVCKRLRLEHLIALCDDGSVLVDGTNYDDLKDPTRLGNRVISELGIFSPLAEAKMAKAMVREMAKKQGLPWWNESATACLATRFPRGERLDSFEMDRVARAEIALKDNGFDVRLRALKGGVICMEFPPQREDTLRLPSGALLEILKPFGFHRIMVDLEGYKVGRIWP comes from the coding sequence ATGATGAAGGTCGGCGATAATGTCGTATCTGCCTACTTTCCCCCCGATATAATCTCCAAAATATCCAGTTTTAAATCGGTGGCTGTCTCCTTCTCCGGAGGGGTGGATAGCTCGGTGGTGCTGATCTCAATGATCTCTATCTTAGGGGCCTCAAAGGTCACGGCCTACACCTTTCGCTCCTCTTTGCATCTCAAACAGGAGTTGGAAAGAGGGACGGAGCTCTGTTCAACTCTTGGCGTCAGACAGATCGTAATTCCCGGTCCAGAACAGGGGGACATCAGGGTAAAGGAGAATCACCCTGATAGATGTGCTGTGTGTAAAAGACTGAGGCTGGAGCACTTGATAGCCCTCTGTGACGATGGCTCCGTCCTCGTAGATGGGACAAATTACGATGACTTGAAAGATCCTACCCGGCTAGGAAACAGGGTGATATCGGAACTAGGCATATTTAGTCCTCTGGCGGAGGCGAAAATGGCCAAGGCTATGGTCAGAGAAATGGCAAAAAAACAGGGTCTGCCCTGGTGGAACGAGTCGGCTACCGCCTGTTTGGCGACTAGGTTTCCCAGAGGGGAGAGGCTTGACTCGTTCGAGATGGACAGGGTTGCCAGGGCTGAGATAGCCTTGAAGGACAACGGTTTTGATGTCAGATTGAGGGCCCTGAAAGGTGGAGTTATCTGTATGGAATTTCCTCCTCAAAGAGAGGATACCCTGAGACTTCCCTCAGGTGCTTTGCTGGAAATCCTGAAGCCCTTCGGTTTTCATCGGATAATGGTCGATCTTGAGGGATATAAAGTTGGTCGTATCTGGCCTTAG
- the gpmA gene encoding 2,3-diphosphoglycerate-dependent phosphoglycerate mutase: protein MYRVVLLRHGESIWNKENRFTGWTDVPLSDEGVKEAHRAGNLLSGEGYAFDVAYTSTLKRAIKTLWIVLEEMDLMWLPVYRSWRLNERHYGALQGYNKAEMAAERGEEQVNLWRRSYDVPPPELDEDDPRYPGLDPRYSSLDKDDVPKSECLKDTVDRFLPYWNETIVPAIKSGQKVIVVAHGNSLRALIKYLDGISDEEIVGLNIPTGIPLVYELDEDMKPISHYYLGDAQAVERAQKAVADQGKAN, encoded by the coding sequence ATGTATCGGGTAGTTCTGCTTCGTCACGGTGAGAGCATATGGAACAAAGAGAACAGGTTTACCGGCTGGACCGACGTCCCTTTGTCCGATGAAGGGGTTAAAGAGGCCCACAGGGCGGGAAACCTTCTATCCGGAGAGGGATATGCCTTCGACGTCGCCTACACCTCCACATTAAAAAGGGCTATAAAAACTTTGTGGATAGTCCTGGAGGAAATGGATCTGATGTGGCTGCCGGTGTACAGGTCCTGGAGGCTTAACGAGAGACATTACGGAGCCCTCCAGGGTTACAACAAGGCGGAGATGGCGGCGGAAAGAGGAGAGGAACAGGTAAACCTCTGGAGACGGAGTTACGACGTTCCTCCTCCAGAATTGGATGAGGACGACCCTCGTTATCCCGGTCTCGATCCTCGTTATTCCTCTTTGGATAAAGACGATGTTCCCAAGTCGGAGTGCCTTAAGGACACCGTAGACCGTTTTCTTCCCTACTGGAACGAGACTATAGTCCCCGCTATAAAGTCAGGTCAAAAGGTTATCGTAGTAGCCCACGGCAACAGTCTAAGGGCATTGATCAAATACCTCGACGGTATCTCCGACGAGGAGATCGTCGGACTGAACATCCCTACAGGTATTCCACTGGTCTACGAGCTGGACGAGGACATGAAACCGATCTCCCACTATTACCTTGGTGACGCCCAGGCGGTAGAGCGGGCTCAGAAGGCGGTAGCCGATCAGGGAAAGGCTAATTAG
- a CDS encoding transglycosylase SLT domain-containing protein, protein MLSLNRKLLIALFLSTLVVSPSFAVTYPSGLVRDGAFVQLYCFDEQSRPVVMETIKVYLDALDDKLSSQRQSSYAAYFSRSSLDYGVDPFMLVAVAIQRSALDWTYNTGGRYGLMAIDWDANKRWITQDHPRVTSRRVLCKPVINVRVGADLMSRELRKSAMNYGKMIDGSYSIGPGATEAIREHYINMARVFRVSIEKGRS, encoded by the coding sequence GTGCTTTCCCTTAATCGTAAACTCCTGATAGCCCTTTTTCTCTCAACCTTGGTGGTATCACCCTCTTTTGCTGTGACCTATCCCTCTGGGTTGGTCAGAGATGGGGCCTTTGTACAGCTGTATTGTTTTGACGAACAGAGCCGTCCAGTTGTGATGGAGACGATAAAAGTCTATCTAGATGCCCTGGACGATAAGCTGAGCTCCCAGAGGCAGAGTAGCTACGCAGCCTATTTTAGCCGATCCTCTCTGGACTACGGTGTCGACCCCTTCATGCTGGTCGCTGTGGCAATTCAGAGATCAGCACTGGATTGGACGTACAACACCGGCGGTCGATACGGGCTTATGGCGATTGATTGGGATGCTAACAAACGGTGGATTACCCAGGATCACCCTAGGGTTACCTCCAGAAGGGTTCTCTGTAAGCCAGTCATAAACGTCAGGGTGGGGGCGGATCTCATGTCAAGGGAGCTCCGAAAATCGGCTATGAACTACGGAAAGATGATAGATGGATCTTACTCCATAGGGCCTGGAGCTACGGAGGCTATCCGAGAGCACTATATAAATATGGCCAGAGTCTTTCGGGTATCGATAGAAAAAGGGAGGTCTTAG
- a CDS encoding universal stress protein translates to MFKRIFYPTDLSERSGRDLKWVATNLSDPSGEMVVAHRVGISVGTDVPELVSQIQIALDEFCEANIPPETAYKAFVEAGSYGEVLPSIAQREDCSLAVVATSPRSSILPIVQSLAIPQLILRWEAPPVIPGNLLNSVVVATNLEQERSNQVIMALRDLLEKNNRKPPITLIHGVPMADPSSAHLLFNQASEAMEMARQEVESWNGEAHSKLVGGQTEEELPKLVRELNTSLLVIGLPIKTDIWQLILGNTAEALVDRTACPVLVVPTN, encoded by the coding sequence ATGTTTAAACGCATATTTTACCCCACAGACCTTTCGGAGAGATCAGGAAGAGATTTAAAATGGGTAGCAACCAATCTTTCCGACCCCTCAGGGGAGATGGTAGTGGCCCATAGGGTAGGGATTTCGGTAGGCACCGACGTACCGGAGCTTGTCAGCCAGATCCAGATAGCTCTGGATGAATTTTGCGAGGCAAACATTCCACCGGAAACGGCCTATAAGGCTTTTGTCGAAGCAGGGTCCTACGGAGAGGTCCTTCCTTCCATCGCCCAGAGGGAGGACTGTTCCCTTGCGGTAGTAGCGACATCTCCTAGGTCGTCGATCCTACCGATAGTCCAGTCCCTGGCCATACCTCAGCTGATATTGAGATGGGAAGCTCCTCCTGTTATTCCAGGGAATCTCTTAAACAGCGTAGTTGTGGCAACCAACCTGGAACAGGAAAGAAGCAATCAGGTGATAATGGCACTTCGAGACCTCCTTGAGAAAAACAACCGTAAACCACCGATTACTTTGATACACGGCGTACCGATGGCGGACCCATCATCTGCCCATCTGCTCTTCAACCAGGCATCGGAGGCCATGGAGATGGCGAGACAGGAAGTGGAATCCTGGAACGGGGAGGCCCACTCTAAATTGGTGGGAGGCCAGACGGAGGAGGAGCTACCTAAGCTAGTTAGAGAGTTAAACACCTCTCTTCTGGTCATAGGGCTACCTATAAAGACCGACATATGGCAACTGATCCTTGGGAATACCGCCGAGGCGTTGGTCGACAGAACGGCCTGCCCCGTTCTGGTAGTCCCAACAAACTAA
- a CDS encoding lysophospholipid acyltransferase family protein yields MNQDRQWNLLRKATVMFRSIPHRGAVFIGGLMGLLLWGVSKERVDRAEARCVRALGIGPTLARDIVRKSYVNHGRCVAEFIRLPIMKDKLSSMVSIHGEHHLRDAFLRGKGVILLSGHIGNWEIGAAALAMKGYPMNAIGADQRDSRVTDMITSIRGACSVKGIGKGFNLKSALSCLRSGEILCILLDQDAKSNGLVLPFLGLPASTPYGPVKIASKLGASVVPVFSIRRGGRDRFDLHFMPPLEMPSSIASERDVEKSTSMCNDVISSWIRKHPEQWMWLYPRWSSTLGDR; encoded by the coding sequence ATGAACCAGGACAGACAATGGAATCTTTTGCGAAAGGCTACGGTGATGTTTCGGTCCATTCCCCATCGAGGAGCCGTCTTTATCGGGGGACTTATGGGGCTTTTGCTGTGGGGAGTCAGTAAAGAAAGGGTCGATAGGGCAGAGGCCAGGTGCGTCAGGGCTCTGGGAATAGGCCCTACTTTAGCGAGGGATATCGTCAGAAAATCATACGTAAACCATGGTCGGTGTGTTGCTGAATTCATCAGGTTGCCGATAATGAAGGATAAATTGTCGTCCATGGTCTCTATACATGGCGAACACCACCTCAGAGACGCTTTTCTTCGAGGTAAAGGGGTGATTCTCCTATCAGGCCATATAGGTAACTGGGAGATAGGGGCGGCTGCGTTGGCAATGAAAGGTTACCCTATGAACGCTATCGGTGCGGATCAGAGGGACTCTAGAGTAACCGATATGATAACCTCCATAAGGGGAGCCTGCTCGGTGAAGGGAATCGGCAAGGGCTTTAACCTCAAATCCGCTTTGAGCTGCCTTCGATCGGGGGAAATTCTCTGTATCCTACTGGACCAGGACGCTAAATCAAACGGCTTGGTGCTTCCTTTTTTAGGTTTACCTGCAAGTACTCCCTATGGTCCCGTTAAAATAGCGTCCAAGCTAGGAGCGTCGGTAGTCCCTGTTTTTTCGATCAGGCGGGGAGGTAGGGATAGATTTGATCTTCACTTTATGCCTCCTCTTGAGATGCCATCCTCTATCGCCTCGGAAAGAGACGTTGAAAAATCGACCTCTATGTGTAACGACGTTATCAGCTCGTGGATCAGGAAGCACCCCGAACAATGGATGTGGCTTTACCCAAGATGGTCCAGCACCTTAGGAGACCGATAG